One part of the Solea solea chromosome 16, fSolSol10.1, whole genome shotgun sequence genome encodes these proteins:
- the LOC131475989 gene encoding inward rectifier potassium channel 16-like, with product MSTHRSEEVVIDTTCTTVHTLGRQIGKKGRRLRYMQKDGSFPVVFQKAPGHWSPFLVDIFTTLVEIRWRVMFLIFCLSYILSWLLFGLCYWLIAFVNGDGENEDDDLCIYNVRGFTEAFMFSMETQATIGYGFRGMSENCIVAIIVVTVQDLFSCLLDTIVIGVVVAKMASPRKRAQTVGFSRRATVNLRDGVLCLSWRLGDFRGNHMVEGVARAQLVRCVKQSQGSGVVMSYKDLDIQNRDIVLAIPTTVIHRLEPGSPLYSLGPEDLLGDEFELVVSFTYTGDSTGMLHQTRTSYSPVDIHWGQRFTDMLKLGKRHYKVDYALFNETTWVPVPLLSAEQYDRERRPVESCGSFSRPVKRKGHTFHVNQEITDEEMQQTCL from the coding sequence ATGAGCACACATAGGAGCGAAGAGGTCGTCATTGACACCACCTGCACCACCGTCCACACTCTGGGTCGGCAAATAGGAAAGAAGGGCAGGCGGCTGCGCTACATGCAGAAAGATGGCAGTTTTCCTGTGGTTTTCCAGAAGGCTCCTGGACACTGGAGCCCGTTCCTGGTTGACATCTTCACCACTCTAGTTGAAATCCGCTGGAGGGTGATGTTCCTGATATTTTGCCTTTCGTACATTCTCTCCTGGCTCTTATTTGGCCTCTGTTATTGGCTCATTGCGTTCGTGAACGGCGACGGTGAGAACGAAGATGATGATCTCTGCATATACAATGTCCGCGGTTTCACCGAAGCCTTCATGTTCTCAATGGAGACCCAGGCAACTATCGGCTATGGCTTCAGGGGGATGTCTGAGAACTGCATTGTGGCCATTATCGTGGTGACAGTCCAAGACCTCTTTAGCTGCCTCCTTGACACCATTGTCattggtgttgttgtggctaaGATGGCATCTCCTCGTAAGAGAGCCCAGACTGTGGGTTTTAGCAGAAGGGCAACGGTCAACCTGCGAGACGGAGTTCTGTGTCTGTCATGGCGCCTCGGAGACTTCAGAGGTAATCACATGGTGGAGGGCGTCGCCAGGGCCCAATTAGTGCGCTGCGTGAAACAGtctcaggggtcaggggtcgtTATGTCCTACAAGGATCTGGACATCCAGAACCGGGATATTGTCCTCGCCATACCAACCACTGTTATCCACAGGCTGGAGCCTGGAAGTCCACTCTATAGCCTGGGCCCAGAGGACCTGCTGGGGGATGAGTTTGAACTGGTGGTGTCTTTCACTTACACCGGAGACTCCACGGGTATGCTCCACCAGACCCGCACCTCCTACTCGCCAGTGGACATTCACTGGGGCCAGCGTTTCACCGACATGTTGAAACTGGGCAAGAGGCACTACAAGGTGGACTACGCTCTGTTCAACGAGACCACATGGGTGCCGGTGCCTTTGCTCAGTGCAGAGCAGTATGACCGAGAGCGGCGTCCCGTCGAGAGCTGCGGCTCCTTCAGTCGGCCAGTGAAGAGAAAAGGACACACGTTTCATGTGAATCAGGAGATCACAGACGAGGAGATGCAACAGACTTGTTTGTAG
- the LOC131474821 gene encoding inward rectifier potassium channel 2-like: protein MGSVRSHRYSIVSSEEDGMKLATIAVPNGYGNGKVNKVHTEQHRQSRFVRKDGHCNVQFINMSEKGQRYLADIFTTCVDIRWRWMLLVFCLSFLVSWLFFGFVFWLVALSYGDLESTTQKCVSNVDSFTAAFLFSVETQTTIGYGYRYVTEECPVAVFIVVFQSILGCIIDAFIIGAVMAKMAKPKKRNETLVFSHFATVAMRDGKLCLMWRVGNLRKSHLVEAHVRAQLLRSRTTAEGEFIPLDQVDIDVGFDSGIDRIFLVSPITIVHEIDEDSPFHEMSKQDLETSEFEIVVILEGMVEATAMTTQCRSSYVAGEILWGYRFEPVLFEEKNYYRVDYSRFDNTYEVPSTPACSARELAEKKSDTSSLRNSFCYENEVALEKVEMEEEFEEDVNRPKSAEEVDAPEYTNTDEVSDSECNLDTVPLESRPLTAESEI, encoded by the coding sequence ATGGGGAGTGTGCGAAGCCACCGCTACAGCATTGTGTCCTCTGAGGAAGACGGCATGAAGCTGGCCACCATCGCTGTCCCGAACGGCTACGGAAATGGCAAGGTCAACAAGGTGCACACAGAGCAACATCGTCAGAGCCGCTTCGTGAGGAAAGACGGCCACTGCAATGTGCAGTTTATCAATATGAGTGAAAAGGGCCAGCGGTACCTGGCAGATATCTTCACCACCTGTGTGGACATTCGCTGGCGCTGGATGCTGCTGgtattctgcctttctttcctGGTATCGTGGTTGTTTTTTGGCTTCGTCTTCTGGTTGGTAGCCCTCTCTTACGGGGACTTAGAGAGTACGACTCAGAAGTGCGTCTCCAACGTGGACAGCTTCACCGCTGCGTTCTTGTTCTCAGTGGAGACCCAAACGACAATCGGCTACGGTTATCGCTATGTGACAGAGGAGTGCCCCGTCGCTGTCTTCATTGTCGTCTTCCAAAGCATTTTGGGCTGCATCATTGATGCTTTCATCATTGGTGCTGTCATGGCCAAGATGGCCAAGCCCAAAAAGAGGAATGAGACCCTGGTGTTCAGCCACTTCGCCACAGTGGCCATGAGGGACGGCAAACTGTGCCTGATGTGGCGCGTGGGAAACCTGCGAAAGAGTCACTTGGTGGAGGCCCACGTCAGGGCTCAGCTCCTCAGGTCCCGTACCACTGCAGAGGGAGAGTTCATCCCTCTGGATCAGGTGGACATCGACGTGGGCTTCGACAGTGGCATTGACAGAATATTCCTGGTGTCTCCAATCACGATTGTGCATGAGATCGACGAGGACAGCCCCTTCCATGAGATGAGCAAACAGGATTTGGAGACATCAGAGTTTGAGATAGTAGTGATTCTGGAAGGCATGGTGGAGGCCACGGCCATGACCACCCAGTGTCGGAGCTCATATGTGGCAGGCGAGATTTTGTGGGGCTACCGCTTCGAGCCGGTGCTCTTTGAAGAAAAGAACTACTACAGAGTGGACTACTCTCGCTTCGACAACACCTACGAGGTGCCCAGCACGCCCGCCTGCAGTGCCAGGGAACTCGCTGAGAAAAAGTCCGACACCTCCAGCTTGAGGAACTCCTTTTGCTACGAGAACGAGGTGGCTCTTGAAAAGGTCGAGATGGAGGAAGAGTTTGAGGAAGACGTGAACAGGCCGAAGAGTGCCGAGGAGGTCGACGCACCcgagtacacaaacacagacgagGTGTCAGACTCTGAATGCAATCTGGACACTGTACCGTTAGAATCTAGACCTCTGACGGCGGAATCAGAAATATGA